The Candidatus Neomarinimicrobiota bacterium DNA segment CCAAAGGAAAAGTCATTTTATGAATTGAGTCGATTTGAGTTTGGTCTCCCCATACCAAAAACGCATAGACGAAACATTGCTGATCTCGCTATCAAGGAGGACGGTAGCCTATGGACTTCCGCTACTTCTGACCCCGGGGACTATGGGCCATTCACTACAGCCATTTATGAATTGGGCTCTATAAATCATGCGGGCACATTTACACCGATTCATCCTAAATTATTAAAACCCATTATAGTTATAGCAGGTCAAAAAGTTGAAGCACTAATGTTTTACAAAGAACATTTGGTTTTAATGACTGATAATGAGAATTTTGGTGCCACTTTTAAGTTACTTGATTAACCAATGCCTAAATATTTCATAACCCTGTTATTCTTTGCCTCAATCCTTTCCGGTCAATTTAATCACCAAGATAAACTAGTAATTAAACAAAAATTGGGTCAATCTACTGTTACCTTTGATTTCGACATCCGAACTAATGAAACAGGATTTTTTCATAAGCATTTGGATGTTGGGGTTCATTCTCCCATAAAATCTACTTGGAAAGTCGGCCTCAAATATAGAGCTCAATACCGCCTTAATGATGGTGCATGGAACTTGGAACAACGCCCACAAGTGGAATTACTTAAAGCTATCAATAAACCAATAGCAAAATGGCAACTTCGAACACGAATGGATTATCGTATTCGAAATGAGAAAAATAATGAAATGCGCAACAGGAGCCGAATCCAGTTAAAGGCAATCAATCCTATATCCCGGTTAAAGATAACACCATTTATTAATAATGAATTTTTCTTTGCGCCTGAAACATGGAATTATTATATCAACTGGACTTCTTTTGGATTCGATCTCCCAAAAACTAAATTTGGAAAACCGACTATTTTTTATAAATATATCCTGTCATTAAAAGAGGGAGAATGGAAACCATCTTACACATTCGTCTTTAAATTAAGCATCTGAAATCATGAAAATTTTAATATCAAAACTTCCAAAACATAATTGGTGGGGCCATGGGACACCCATCTATGAAAATAATCCCGCCATGAAAGAGGGCGTCGTCCCCAACCAAGAGTTGGTGGAAATTGAAATGTTTCTCATGTCAAAGCTGTTCAACAAACTTCCTATAGAAGTGGTTGAGATTGACTTCCCATATTATTTAGATCAACAGAACACCGAACAGCGTCAGCATGATTTTGTCTTTGTCCGTGATCTTTTTGTAAGTGACCAAAAAGGGAAAGTAATTATTTCTAAATTTAGGGAAAAGGCCCGCCAGGTTGAAGCGGACATTATGCAGGTTATGCTCGATTCCATGGGGTATGAAACGATTCGTATTCCTCACGATTCAACGGCGACTGCTGAAGGCGGCGAATTCTATTATTGTCCCGGGGATGGCGTTCTCTTTTCAGGCGCTTGTCGCAATAATGTAGAAGGCGCAGAATGGGTTGCACGGGAATTTAATGTGGACGAATTGGTCCTTATGAAATCGAATGCCTTTCATATAGATACACTTTTTACTCCAGTTATCAATAAAGAAAATAAATTGGTAGCTGTCATTGCGTGCACTGAACTTATGGAAAAGGATTCCACTGAAAACTTGCGACAATTTGCCAAAAGAAAAAATATTGAATTGGTTGAAGTTCCGCCAGAAGATGCCATTGGGACAGAAAATGAATTAGGCGAATTCGCCGTGAATTGTGAACCGTTACCCGGTTATCTCGTTGGTCCTACTCGTTTCCGTTCAAATAAAGTCGCACCATTATTGAAAGAATTGGGTGTCATGCATATTACTGTACCGACAACTCAATTTCGGTTGAGCGGCGGCGCCATCCACTGCCTCACAAACGAATTATAATTTAACGAAAGAGACGCCCTGGTAAATCGGGACGTCTTTACTTATTCCATATCTTCAGAATATTTTCCTTGAGTCGCTAGACTATTTAATTTTGCCCTTTTCATAAATGCACTCTGAGCAGCAGGCACATTTTCCTTCTTACCCTTCCAGGATTTAAGCGCCGGTTGCTGTAGAGCACGACCATAGGAAAAAGATAAATTCCAGGGTTTATTATTGCCCAACAATTGATTCATCTTATCCAAGTGAGCCGTGGCATCTGTATCGCTCTGACCGCCGGAAAGAAAGGCAATCCCTGGGACAGCAGCAGGAACTGTCCTGAAAAAGCATTGCAATGTAGCATTGGCCACTTCCTCCACCCCGGCGCGGTCACTGGCATCATAACCGGACATAACCATATTGGGTTTCAAAACCATTTGTTCAAACTGAACACCTTGAGAATAAAGCTCAAAGAAGACCGTATGAAGGACCTCTTCAGTTACAACAAAACTATCATCAATATCATGTGTGCCTTCCATGAGGATTTCCGGTTCAACAATGGGCACAATATCATTGGATTGACATAATGCGGCATAGCGTGCCAAACCGTGAGCGTTGGTGCTGATACAGTATCCACTGGGGTTATCATCATTAATATTGATAACAGCACGCCATTTAGCAAACCGAGCACCAAGCTTACGATATTCTTTCAAGCGTTCGTCCAGCCCATCCAAACCTGTAGTAATTTTTTCACCTTCACTTCGCGCAAGATCATGGGCGCCCGTATCAACCTTTATTCCCGGGATAACACCCTTCCCTGCCAAATATTCAGGGTATGGAGTTCCCTCTGCCAAGGATGATTGACGCAGTGTTTCATCATATAGAATGACACCGCTGATATTATTTTCCATTCCTTTGGCACTAAATAAAAGATCACGGTATGCATTTCGACTTTCAAAAGTGCTTTCTGTACCAATTTGCGCCAACCGTTTACCAATGGTTCCTGTACTTTCATCGGCGGCAAGAATTCCTTTACCTGGGGCGGTCATGGCTTCGGCAACGGCTTCCAGACTATTTAAATTTAAACTCATGCTATCATTTCCTTCTTCGTTTCTCAGGATTTATAATGTGAATTAATTCGTTCTGAATTAAGTTACAATCTAACAATAAATGGAAATAATTATCTCGGGGCAAAAGGGATTTTTGCTTTCGAGTTATCGGATTGAAATGATGAGCATCTGCCTGCCGAAACTTCAGTGTAGGCAGGGGCGAATCATTTCTTAATAATTGACGCGCAACGATTCGTGACCTCATCGTTGCAATCCTTACAAAGCTTTATTAATTCCCCTCTGAAAAGGTGCTTCGACGAAGTCGAAGCGGTGTGTTAAAAATTTTTGATTATTAAATTCAATATCATATAAACAAAAACAGCCCCGTAGGATGCGGGTCTGATTTTAATTTGAAAAGATAGTCTAAACCTTAGTTCGCCAGTGACGCCCCAACTGAACCGAGGTCAGCAAAAGCTTCGTCCAGACGTTCAATCATGCTGGTTTCAGCATCCCTTAAAACTTTTCGAGGATCATATTGTTTTTTATATGGTGTGCCATCTTCCGGGTCTACCTGATATAAAAACGCTTTTTGATTTTCATTCACATATGAACCAATTGCTTTTGAAAAAGCGAACTGGGTGTCCGTATCAATATTCATCTTGAAGACACCATAGGAAATCGCTTCGGATATTTTATTTTTTTCAGATCCGGATCCACCATGAAATACAAGGTCCAACGGATTTTCACCAGTCTTGTGCGTTTCATTAACCAATTCCTGAGAGGCTTTCAATATTTCAGGACGTAGTTTTACATTCCCCGGTTTATACACACCATGAACATTGCCAAAAGATGCAGCCAATGAAAAATGACCAAGAGGATTCAGAAGATCATAGGCTCTCAAGCAATCTTCCGGTTGAGTATAAAGTAAGGGATTATCTGCACCGATATCGTCATCGGAACCAACACCGTCTTCTTCACCACCAGTGACGCCCAATTCAATTTCAAGACTCATGCCGATGGGTGCCATTCGCTCCAGCAAACGGGCACATTCGGACAAGTTGAAATCAATATCTTCAGCCGATAAATCCAGCATGTGTGAGGTGAACAATGGTCTCCCTGTTTTTTTGAAATGAACTTCGCTATTACCCACCAATGCTTCCACCCACGGAATCAGTGCTTTGTTGGCATGATCCGTATGAAGTACAACACAAATGCCATAATGCTCCGCCAATAGATGCACATGATGGGCCGCTGAAACAGCGCCAAGGACTTTTGCTTCGAAACTGTCAGGACATCCCTGCCCTGCATAAAATTGTGCGCCACCATTGGATAATTGAATAATTACATCCGATTTATTTTTTGCTGCTGCTTCCATAACTGCATTTATGGAACTAGTGCTTACAACATTCACAGCCGGCATTGCATAGCCGCCTTCTTTTGCCGCTTTTAAAAGTGTTTGATAATCGTCCCCGGTAACAACACCGGGCTTGAGAGAATAATTCATTATATTTCCTTATTTTTTACTTTTGGCCAATTTCAGCCAATAATTCATTAAACCAATTCACTTGGGAATCAAATGGCTTACCGCCCTTGATCCTATCAAAATCTATTAATCCTAACTCGCTATTTTGATCATCGTCCAAACCAATGACGCCGCTTTGGCCATCTAACGCGAGTTTTGCCCCAAGAGCTCCGGATAATTTAATTAAATCCAGATCTTGTTTGTTCGGTGCAGCGCTCCGGCCAAAATATCCGCTTTTCTGAACCAAAGTTTTTTCAGCTTCAAGCCTATCTGTAAACTGTTTCGCAAACCACTGTCCTGGATTCAACGTATTCAATGCCACATGGCCAAATGCGTCCCGTTCAACCGTTTCTCCCGCCGCTTCCATTTCTTCAATGATGATATCTGTTCCGGCTCCTTCACTAAGGAAAATATTGACTGAATCTTTTTCATCCATCACTCCTTTAAGGCGCGAACATTCCGCGTCAAAATCAATTTCCATTTCAGGAATATAAATTGCATCCACATCCCAACGCTCTTGGTCAATTAAAATTTCCGGTAAAAAATTGCGCTGTTTTAATCTGTCATGATATTGTTTTGCTGTATAAGCCGTAAGCCATCCGCAGCTTCTTCCCATAACTTCATGAATGATCAATTGACGAAAACTGGTCGTATTCTCGTTGGCGATATTTTCAAAGAAGATGGCGCCTTGTTCTGCTGCCGTCCATGCGCCTAAAGTTTGGGTAATGGGAAATACATCATTATCCACTGTCTTGGGGAGACCCACAACAGTGAGATTATAATTATTTTCTTTAAGATAAAATGAAAGTTGGGCCGCCATAGTATTGGTATCATCACCACCAATCGTGTGAAGGATGTCAATGCCATCTTTAACTAACTGGTTTGCGGCCACTTCTAGCGGATCTTCGCCATCTTTCACATAACCGCGCTTCACACAATCAGCAACATTGGTAAGTTTAACGCGACTGTTTCCGATGGGACTGCCGCCGTATTCATAAAGTACATCCGTCTTTTTCCGAACGGATGGCGGGATAGGAATGGATTTACCAAGAAGCAGACCACGGTATCCATTTAAATAACCGATGAGTTGTGCCTCTGGAGCCAATTCATTGTATGCTTCAATCAGGGCGCCAATGGAAGCTGAAAGGCAGGGCGCAATTCCTCCTGCGGTTAAAAATGCAATTTTCATGAATTTCCTAAAATTTGAGCCAGAAAATTAACGATAGAATTATTTAAATAGTAACTAAATTCATCGATATTTATTTATTTATTTAGAATAATTTGCACAATACCTTAATTATTTAGGATATTCAATTAATCCTATAGCTTAATTTGATTCCTTGCTAAAAATCCTTCCGTAGGGTTATTATTCTCGCCTACAATTTTTCGAAAGTGTCATAATTAGGAGGTTTTTATGCGCAACAGAAAGCCTATTGTCCAATTCGTAATTTTTCTATTGGCATCACTTACTTTGATTAGCGCCAAAGAACGGTTCAGCGAAGATTTATACAAAGCATTAAAATACCGCAATATTGGCCCATTTCGGGGTGGGAGGTCGGCTGCTGCAGCGGGCGTTCCCGGTAATAAATTTTTAGCCTATTTTGGCGCCACCGGCGGTGGCGTTTGGCAAACCCAAAATGGCGGCCAATCCTGGAAGAATATTTCCGATGGTTTTTACGGCGGTTCAATCGGAGCTATAGCCGTGAGTGAATGGGATCCCAACGTCATCTATGTAGGCGGTGGTGAAGTTACCGTTCGGGGGAATGTCTCCCATGGAAACGGCGTGTGGAAATCCACCGACGCAGGTAAAACATGGAAGCACATGGGGCTCAAAGATTCCCGGCGAATACCCAGAATTCGAATTCATCCACGCAATCCGGAATTAGTCTATGCGGCTGCCCTGGGCCACTTGTTCGGGCCCAATGAAGAACGGGGTGTTTTTCGTAGCAAAGACGGTGGTGAATCATGGGAAAAAATTCTTTATGTAAATGATGAAGTTGGCGCTTGCGATCTCACCCTTGACCCCAATAATCCCCGCATTATTTATGCATCGACATGGCGCATTAAGCGCACACCTTATAGTCTCGAAAGTGGCGGTGAAGGTTCTGGACTTTGGAAGTCCACCGACGGCGGTGATACCTGGAAAGAGATTACCAAAAACAAAGGACTGCCAGAAGGTATCGTCGGCATTATTGGCGTTACTGTTTCGCCACTAAATTCTGATCGCGTCTGGGCTTTAATTGAAAACCGAAAAGGTGGTTTATTTCGTTCTGAAGACGGCGGTAAAACTTGGAAAAAAACCAGTTCCGATAACAATCTTCGTCAGCGAGCTTGGTACTATACTCGAATCTATGCGGACACTGAAAATGAAGATATTGTCTATGTACTGAATGTTTCCTTCTGGCGCTCGAAAGATGGTGGTAAAACATTCAACAGAATTCGCACACCCCATGGCGATCACCACGATTTGTGGATTGATCCATTGGATGCAAAACATCTCATCATCGCCGATGATGGAGGCGGTCAAGTTTCTTTTGATGCGGGAGAAACATGGAGCACTTACCACAATCAGCCCACATCTCAATTCTACCGCGTTGATGTGGATAATCAATTCCCCTACCGCATCTATGCCGGGCAGCAGGATAACAGTACTGTGTCCATACCCTCCCGCACATCCGGTGGAAGTATAACAGAAGATGATTGGCATTCCGTTGGGGGCGGCGAAAGCGCCCATGTGGCGCCCCATCCTGAAAACCCCAATATTGTTTATGCCGGGAGTTACAGCGGATTTCTAACGCGCTATGACCATATTACCAAAGAACGGCGCAACATTACCGTTTGGCCGGACAATCCAATGGGCCACGGCGTAAAAGATATGAAATTCCGCTTCCAATGGAACTTCCCCATCGAGTTTGATCCCCACGATCCAAATACACTTTATGTGGGCTCTCAGCATTTGCATAAATCCACGGATGAAGGGCAAACATGGGAAGTAATCAGCCCCGATCTTTCCACAAATACCGTAACCATGCAGGATGAATCGGGTGGACCCATCACTAAGGATGACACTGGTGTGGAATATTATTGCACTGTTTTTGTGATTACTCCATCTCCTCAAGAGGAGGGTGTTGTTTGGATTGGTACTGATGACGGTCGTGTTCACATTACCAAAAATGGCGGCCAATCCTGGACGGACATTACACCTAAAAATATGCCCGAATGGGGTATGGTGAATTCCATCGATCAATCGGCCCACGATCCTGCCACAGCCTACATGGCAGTGACACGTTACAAATCTGATGATTTTAAGCCCTATCTTTTTAAAACAAACAATTACGGTAAATCTTGGAAAATGATTTCTAAAGGTATTCCCGATGATGCCTTTACCCGCGTTGTGCGGGAAGACCCCAAAAGAAAAGGACTCCTTTATGCAGGTACTGAAACAGGGATGTATATTTCTTTTGATGACGGCAAAAACTGGCAATCGTTTCAGTTAAATCTGCCCATCGTTCCCATTACCGATTTAGCAGTAAAAGAGAATGATCTTGTGGTGGGAACCCAAGGACGATCCTTTTGGATTTTGGACGACTTGACGCCCCTCCACCAATTGTCAGATAAAATTTCTAAATCTAAATCCCATCTGTATAAACCAAGGGTCACTTATCGCATGAGTGGAGGTAGCCGTTGGGGTGGATCATCATCCGCCGGGGCTAACCCGCCCAATGGTGTTATGACCTTCTACTATTTGAAAGATGAAATTGCCAAGGATGATACAATCACTTTGGAATACATGGAAGCGAATGGTGAAGTGATTAAATCATATTCAAATAAAAAGGCTAAAGATAAAAAAGGTCCAACTGTTGATGCTGAAAAAGGCATGAACCGCTTTGTTTGGAATACCCGATATCCCGATGCGAAAAAAGTGCCCGGCGCTGTTATGTGGGGCGGTTCTCATATGGGTCCCAAAGCTGTCCCCGGTGAATACAAAGTGCGCATGACTGTGAATGGCAAATCACAAACCCATTCATTTGTAATTGAAAAAGATCCCCGCATCAAAACAACACAATCCGATTTTGAAGCACAATTCGATTTGCTCATGGATATTCGCGATCGTACTTCCGAAATCAATGAAAAGGTCTTAACTATTCGTAGTATCAAAAAACAGGTCAATGCACTAACGGGATTAATGAAAGATTCCGGGTTTAAAAATGATGAAATCAAAGAAGCGGGAAAAGCGTTAGCCAAATCATTAACGGAAATTGAAGAATCTTTAATCCAGGTTAAATCCAAAAGTGGACAGGACCCATTAAACTATCCCATCAAACTGGATAATAAAATCGCATCCTTAGTTTGGGTGGTCTCCGGTGTGGATGCGCGCCCCACTGCACAATCTTATGGTGTGCTGGATGACCTTGTTTCAAAATCACAAGTCCATTACAAAAAATTGGATAAGGTACTCACGGATGATCTATTCAAATTCAATAATATGGTTAGCGATGCCGCAGTACCCGCTGTGATGATTGTACCGTCAGAAATGAGTAAAGAATACTAAAATAAGATTTCGAGAATTCAATTTATTAATACTCCCCGCCCCCGCATAATGCGGGGGACACCCCTCTTAAAAAAGGGGAATTATAAAGAATTCCTAAAATCTTTTTCTATTTTTTCATTCTTAAGTATTTTTGGGGTAAAGGATCCTCTTTGGTTTCTCCATTCCATAAAATACTGATAATCCACCAACGGTCATTGTCATGGATTAATTGAATACTGTTAATCCCCCTCGCAAAGGGCTTTTTATCATTGGCAGAATTTCGACTGTCATAGGTCGAAAAAATATGCGTGATGTGACGGTACTGTTCGGTGCGGCGACCGATCTCTCTTTCGAAAAATCCATCATCGACTAAAAATGGTTCCGCTCGTTTAATATAATCTTCCGGCGTCATGGCACGGGTGTCCACTTTTCCCTCTTTTGTCTTGCCCACAGAACGGAGTGTACCCGAAGCATGGAATAAATAACGAAATTTGTCCCAATCCCGAGCTTCCCCTTTTTCTCCAGAAATCACATCATAGAGTGCTTCAATTATAGCATCAAGTGATGCCACATCTTTTTCATAATTGGGTGGACTAGCTCCAAGGACTGTAACTGTGATGAGTAATAATAATATGGATTTCATTTTTTCCTTCCTAAAGTCTTTCATGGAAATTAGTCTCAATTGGGAATAAAATCCCCCTATCTATTAATATGAAAAATATGAATCAAATTCTCTGGACACCTACCCAAGATCGGATTGACGCTTCCCAAATGGATTCCTTTCGAAAACAGGTTAATACCCGTTTTCACATTAATCTGCAGGATTACCATGAACTTCACAAATGGTCCGTTTCAAATATTACGAATTTCTGGAAAGCCATCTGGGAATTCATGGCAATTGAATTTTCATCCGATTATACTCAAGTGGTAGATGATGAATCCAAAATGCCCGGGGCAAAATGGTTTGATGGTGCTCGCCTCAATTTTGCAGAAAATTTATTGAGGTTTCGATCCGATAAACCGGCGATCCATTTTAAAGGAGAAGATAATCCAGTCCGCACCCTTTCCTATAATGAGTTGTTTTATGAAGTAGAAAAACTGGCATCAGCGATGAAAAATATGGGAGTGCAAAAAGGTGATCTCGTGGCAGGGTTTATGCCCAATATGCCCGAAACCATTATAGCCATGCTGGCTACAACTTCTATCGGTGCCAT contains these protein-coding regions:
- a CDS encoding DUF2490 domain-containing protein produces the protein MPKYFITLLFFASILSGQFNHQDKLVIKQKLGQSTVTFDFDIRTNETGFFHKHLDVGVHSPIKSTWKVGLKYRAQYRLNDGAWNLEQRPQVELLKAINKPIAKWQLRTRMDYRIRNEKNNEMRNRSRIQLKAINPISRLKITPFINNEFFFAPETWNYYINWTSFGFDLPKTKFGKPTIFYKYILSLKEGEWKPSYTFVFKLSI
- a CDS encoding fructose-bisphosphate aldolase class I, which encodes MSLNLNSLEAVAEAMTAPGKGILAADESTGTIGKRLAQIGTESTFESRNAYRDLLFSAKGMENNISGVILYDETLRQSSLAEGTPYPEYLAGKGVIPGIKVDTGAHDLARSEGEKITTGLDGLDERLKEYRKLGARFAKWRAVININDDNPSGYCISTNAHGLARYAALCQSNDIVPIVEPEILMEGTHDIDDSFVVTEEVLHTVFFELYSQGVQFEQMVLKPNMVMSGYDASDRAGVEEVANATLQCFFRTVPAAVPGIAFLSGGQSDTDATAHLDKMNQLLGNNKPWNLSFSYGRALQQPALKSWKGKKENVPAAQSAFMKRAKLNSLATQGKYSEDME
- the fbaA gene encoding class II fructose-bisphosphate aldolase, whose protein sequence is MNYSLKPGVVTGDDYQTLLKAAKEGGYAMPAVNVVSTSSINAVMEAAAKNKSDVIIQLSNGGAQFYAGQGCPDSFEAKVLGAVSAAHHVHLLAEHYGICVVLHTDHANKALIPWVEALVGNSEVHFKKTGRPLFTSHMLDLSAEDIDFNLSECARLLERMAPIGMSLEIELGVTGGEEDGVGSDDDIGADNPLLYTQPEDCLRAYDLLNPLGHFSLAASFGNVHGVYKPGNVKLRPEILKASQELVNETHKTGENPLDLVFHGGSGSEKNKISEAISYGVFKMNIDTDTQFAFSKAIGSYVNENQKAFLYQVDPEDGTPYKKQYDPRKVLRDAETSMIERLDEAFADLGSVGASLAN
- a CDS encoding pyrophosphate--fructose-6-phosphate 1-phosphotransferase — its product is MKIAFLTAGGIAPCLSASIGALIEAYNELAPEAQLIGYLNGYRGLLLGKSIPIPPSVRKKTDVLYEYGGSPIGNSRVKLTNVADCVKRGYVKDGEDPLEVAANQLVKDGIDILHTIGGDDTNTMAAQLSFYLKENNYNLTVVGLPKTVDNDVFPITQTLGAWTAAEQGAIFFENIANENTTSFRQLIIHEVMGRSCGWLTAYTAKQYHDRLKQRNFLPEILIDQERWDVDAIYIPEMEIDFDAECSRLKGVMDEKDSVNIFLSEGAGTDIIIEEMEAAGETVERDAFGHVALNTLNPGQWFAKQFTDRLEAEKTLVQKSGYFGRSAAPNKQDLDLIKLSGALGAKLALDGQSGVIGLDDDQNSELGLIDFDRIKGGKPFDSQVNWFNELLAEIGQK
- a CDS encoding glycosyl hydrolase codes for the protein MRNRKPIVQFVIFLLASLTLISAKERFSEDLYKALKYRNIGPFRGGRSAAAAGVPGNKFLAYFGATGGGVWQTQNGGQSWKNISDGFYGGSIGAIAVSEWDPNVIYVGGGEVTVRGNVSHGNGVWKSTDAGKTWKHMGLKDSRRIPRIRIHPRNPELVYAAALGHLFGPNEERGVFRSKDGGESWEKILYVNDEVGACDLTLDPNNPRIIYASTWRIKRTPYSLESGGEGSGLWKSTDGGDTWKEITKNKGLPEGIVGIIGVTVSPLNSDRVWALIENRKGGLFRSEDGGKTWKKTSSDNNLRQRAWYYTRIYADTENEDIVYVLNVSFWRSKDGGKTFNRIRTPHGDHHDLWIDPLDAKHLIIADDGGGQVSFDAGETWSTYHNQPTSQFYRVDVDNQFPYRIYAGQQDNSTVSIPSRTSGGSITEDDWHSVGGGESAHVAPHPENPNIVYAGSYSGFLTRYDHITKERRNITVWPDNPMGHGVKDMKFRFQWNFPIEFDPHDPNTLYVGSQHLHKSTDEGQTWEVISPDLSTNTVTMQDESGGPITKDDTGVEYYCTVFVITPSPQEEGVVWIGTDDGRVHITKNGGQSWTDITPKNMPEWGMVNSIDQSAHDPATAYMAVTRYKSDDFKPYLFKTNNYGKSWKMISKGIPDDAFTRVVREDPKRKGLLYAGTETGMYISFDDGKNWQSFQLNLPIVPITDLAVKENDLVVGTQGRSFWILDDLTPLHQLSDKISKSKSHLYKPRVTYRMSGGSRWGGSSSAGANPPNGVMTFYYLKDEIAKDDTITLEYMEANGEVIKSYSNKKAKDKKGPTVDAEKGMNRFVWNTRYPDAKKVPGAVMWGGSHMGPKAVPGEYKVRMTVNGKSQTHSFVIEKDPRIKTTQSDFEAQFDLLMDIRDRTSEINEKVLTIRSIKKQVNALTGLMKDSGFKNDEIKEAGKALAKSLTEIEESLIQVKSKSGQDPLNYPIKLDNKIASLVWVVSGVDARPTAQSYGVLDDLVSKSQVHYKKLDKVLTDDLFKFNNMVSDAAVPAVMIVPSEMSKEY